The following proteins are co-located in the Clostridiales bacterium genome:
- a CDS encoding response regulator transcription factor — translation MDIQIMVVEDDEHICETLKSFLMNEGYFVDTARDGDTAFEMIFNKNYHLLILDILLPGISGQEILKEYRKISNSPVMMMTAMSDERSQLTAFQNEADDYVVKPFSMNIMLKRVEAILRRCGLLQKEICIGKLALNIDEFKAYYDGAEVPLTLKEFEILNMLASSNGRVISHESLLTKLWGYDYGGDERTVHTHIKNLRGKLPENIIKTVRGVGYRLKGEQ, via the coding sequence ATGGATATACAAATTATGGTTGTTGAAGATGATGAACATATTTGTGAGACGTTAAAATCTTTTCTGATGAATGAGGGCTATTTTGTAGATACTGCGAGGGATGGAGATACGGCATTTGAGATGATTTTCAATAAGAATTATCATCTGTTGATTCTGGATATCCTGCTCCCCGGAATAAGCGGGCAGGAGATTCTAAAAGAATATAGAAAAATCAGCAATTCGCCGGTGATGATGATGACGGCAATGTCAGACGAACGAAGCCAGCTTACTGCTTTTCAGAATGAAGCAGATGATTATGTTGTCAAGCCATTTTCTATGAACATTATGCTTAAAAGAGTTGAGGCGATTTTAAGGAGATGCGGCTTGCTTCAAAAAGAAATCTGCATCGGTAAATTGGCTTTGAATATAGATGAATTCAAAGCGTACTACGATGGAGCAGAAGTACCTCTTACTCTGAAAGAGTTTGAAATTCTGAATATGTTAGCCAGCAGCAACGGAAGGGTCATCTCTCATGAATCTCTTTTAACAAAGCTATGGGGTTATGATTACGGCGGTGATGAACGGACTGTGCATACTCATATCAAGAACCTTAGAGGCAAGCTGCCGGAAAATATTATCAAGACCGTCAGGGGTGTAGGCTATCGTTTGAAAGGAGAGCAGTGA
- a CDS encoding HAMP domain-containing histidine kinase, whose translation MVRIGIFGKVFLYTLAFLVITILVAAAVFAQQFIDYYNYLQIRQYTAVFEPLKTSVLEEGSMEKIVKIADSFHDKNQSYSFRIETKEGTVVYTTTQKEPLDAEPSVLFGTSLDSAEGVIRESAGSNTRIDIKKDNSGATSGASATIYGTSMVMNLDDDLLLRMSDSTERADLKKTFAGKVFMVTALLLCFSVLGAVFLARGITRPIKRLAEDATRMANLETVSHPDHRSDEVGQLAKDVHRMYEKLKLTISELENEIRREKEMEENQRYFFSAASHELKTPIAAASALLEGMLAGIGDYKNHPKYLRECLNMMNTQNRIITAILKIVTLSDQSLLPQREEVAILHVISSLLPEYEPLAEKKGQSIMVDVPATASCFTDRVMFSNVISNVMMNAIQNSPEGEQIFISWERSAAGPEQDCSGLSETTSETCRVIVKNTNAAIDDEIKQRLFDPFFRADKARSRGEGRSGLGLTIVKRILDTLEVPFELQNEGTDVVFKMELPCFR comes from the coding sequence ATGGTTCGAATCGGGATTTTTGGAAAGGTATTTTTATATACGCTTGCTTTTCTTGTCATAACAATCTTGGTTGCGGCAGCTGTCTTTGCGCAGCAGTTTATCGATTACTATAATTATCTTCAGATTCGTCAGTACACTGCAGTATTTGAACCACTGAAGACCAGTGTGCTCGAGGAAGGAAGCATGGAAAAGATTGTAAAGATTGCTGATTCCTTTCACGATAAAAACCAATCCTACTCGTTCCGTATCGAGACAAAGGAAGGTACTGTGGTCTATACGACGACACAGAAAGAACCCCTTGACGCGGAACCCTCTGTACTTTTCGGTACTTCGCTGGACTCTGCTGAGGGCGTCATTCGCGAAAGTGCTGGCAGTAACACACGAATCGATATCAAAAAGGATAACAGCGGGGCGACTTCTGGGGCATCAGCTACTATTTATGGCACCAGCATGGTTATGAACCTTGACGATGATCTCCTGCTGCGCATGTCGGACAGCACAGAACGTGCAGATCTTAAAAAAACCTTTGCAGGAAAGGTTTTCATGGTTACGGCATTGCTTCTTTGCTTCAGCGTTTTGGGAGCTGTATTTTTGGCCAGAGGCATCACGCGCCCCATTAAGCGCCTTGCAGAAGATGCAACAAGAATGGCCAATCTGGAAACTGTTTCTCACCCTGATCATAGAAGCGATGAAGTTGGGCAGCTTGCAAAGGATGTTCATCGTATGTATGAAAAACTGAAACTGACAATTTCAGAATTGGAGAATGAGATCAGACGCGAGAAAGAGATGGAGGAAAATCAGAGATATTTTTTTTCTGCAGCTTCCCATGAGCTGAAGACTCCCATAGCAGCAGCTTCCGCCTTGCTGGAAGGGATGCTTGCCGGAATAGGGGATTATAAAAACCACCCTAAGTATTTACGGGAATGTCTTAATATGATGAATACCCAGAATAGAATTATTACAGCAATCCTAAAGATCGTAACCCTGTCAGATCAAAGCCTGCTTCCCCAAAGAGAGGAAGTTGCCATATTGCATGTGATCAGCAGCTTACTTCCTGAATATGAACCTCTGGCAGAGAAAAAGGGACAGAGCATTATGGTAGATGTCCCAGCGACTGCCAGCTGTTTCACAGACAGAGTCATGTTTTCCAATGTGATCTCCAATGTTATGATGAATGCAATTCAAAATTCCCCTGAGGGAGAGCAGATATTTATCAGTTGGGAGCGGTCTGCGGCAGGACCTGAACAGGACTGTTCAGGGCTGTCAGAAACCACTTCTGAAACCTGCCGAGTTATTGTCAAGAATACCAATGCTGCCATTGATGATGAAATCAAGCAAAGACTGTTTGATCCTTTTTTCCGTGCGGATAAGGCCAGAAGTAGGGGGGAAGGGCGCAGCGGCTTGGGACTCACCATTGTAAAAAGAATCCTTGATACATTAGAGGTACCCTTCGAACTTCAAAATGAAGGGACAGATGTGGTTTTTAAAATGGAACTTCCTTGCTTCAGATAA